The Mercurialis annua linkage group LG2, ddMerAnnu1.2, whole genome shotgun sequence genome contains a region encoding:
- the LOC126667980 gene encoding probable WRKY transcription factor 40: MEILRDELERIRKENEGLRLMVEVMSSKLNLLQQENKINSSFFISDCNKRSRTESVIPISKPSQIFVRTDSKDHSLIVRDGYQWRKYGQKVTKDNPSPRAYFRCSMAPTCPVKKKVQRCVEDKSIVIATYEGEHNHDPCNSSPRYSLHSPDTPSRDSMNSSPAAAATSFEPAAAAVGLDLTLSTPIHCQSFRESKNWNSSSKLEEYIASLTKDPNFTVNLAAAVATSISSQLSTHSCFI; the protein is encoded by the exons ATGGAAATTCTTCGAGATGAATTGGAACGTATTCGGAAAGAAAACGAAGGGCTGAGATTAATGGTTGAAGTTATGAGCAGCAAGTTGAACCTTCTTCAgcaagaaaacaaaataaattcttcatttttcatCTCTGACTGCAATAAAAGATCAAGAACTGAGAGTGTTATTCCTATTTCCAAACCATCACAAATCTTTGTTAGAACTGACTCAAAAGACCACAGCCTT ATAGTGAGAGATGGATATCAATGGAGAAAGTATGGACAGAAGGTTACTAAAGATAATCCATCACCCAGAGCTTACTTTAGGTGCTCCATGGCTCCTACTTGTCCTGTCAAAAAGAAG GTACAAAGATGTGTAGAAGACAAGTCAATAGTAATTGCAACTTATGAGGGTGAACACAATCATGATCCTTGTAACTCTTCACCTAGATACTCTTTACATTCTCCTGATACTCCATCAAGAGATTCCATGAATTCTTCTCCGGCGGCCGCCGCTACTTCTTTTGAACCGGCCGCCGCAGCCGTGGGCCTTGATCTGACTCTCTCAACTCCTATTCATTGTCAAAGTTTTAGAGAAAGCAAAAATTGGAATAGTAGTAGCAAGTTGGAAGAGTATATAGCATCACTCACTAAAGATCCCAACTTTACTGTCAATTTGGCTGCTGCTGTTGCTACCTCTATCAGTAGCCAATTATCAACCCATAGCTGCTTTATTTAA